A region from the Candidatus Bathyarchaeota archaeon genome encodes:
- a CDS encoding cupin domain-containing protein: VGYLVLEAKSRTKPNIHPNSEEAFYITKGKGIIKVNNEARNVEKGDVIFIPKNVWHEFENTEDEPMEWVLIISPPPSEEEYKSSPWKIEE, from the coding sequence GTGGGATATCTAGTACTGGAGGCAAAGAGCAGAACAAAACCCAATATACATCCAAATTCAGAAGAAGCATTCTATATTACAAAAGGTAAAGGCATCATTAAAGTGAATAATGAAGCAAGAAATGTGGAGAAAGGCGATGTCATCTTTATACCTAAGAACGTATGGCATGAATTCGAGAATACTGAAGATGAACCAATGGAGTGGGTCTTGATCATCTCTCCGCCACCATCAGAAGAGGAATACAAAAGTTCCCCTTGGAAGATAGAAGAATAG